The genome window CTATACTGCGTATACGCCTCGTTGCCCGGGATTTCGCATCAATAATCCCGCTCACCGGAGCAATAGACAAAACGCCTCCAAAACTTCGCCCCCCTAATCTTGCTCTCTTGCGAGCTACCGGCTTGTTGCCCATCATGCCCAAGGCTCTCCCTACCCCCACTTTGCCCCTCAATGGACTTTTCCCTATCGCGAAACCTTCGGGCAAAAGCTCGTAAATGACTATCATTTCTAAACTTAGAATCAACGACTGATGATTTGTAGTATGAGGGTTATTGACAGAATAACTCCGCTTCTGCTCGACTCTAAATTGTTTGACGATCCCGTGAAACGCGCCCAGCCGCAAATGAAGGGAAAACGCAAGAAGAATTTGACTCAATTTGGTCTCAAGATAGGTCAAGGAGGGACCCTTGACCCTTTGGCTGATGGTGTACTAGGTGGGTGTTGcatttcatccttctgGGAAATGAGCGCTGATGGCAGCTCAGTTTTGGGTGTTAACCGGGGCACCAAACATTTAAATCAGTTCCTTGAGTGTAGCAAGGTATGTGAGAAACTCAGTTCATTAGATCTATGCTGTGCTAATTATACTGTCAGGAATATGAAAGCATAGGTTTGATTGGAGCAACGACCACATCCATGGACGCGGACGACCCTGTTCTGTCTACAGCGGCTTGGGAGCACATCACTCgagaggatgttgagaaaGTTTTAGATCGATTTCGAGGTGAGATAATGCAGGTGCCTCCCATGTGAGTGTTTGTTATCAGTCTCGGGTGTATATTTGACTGACTTTGATCGTAGCTTCTCtgctttgaagatggacgGTAAGCCGCTCTACGAGTATGCCCGAGAAtcaaaacctcttcctcgaccGATCCCCGCACGAAAATGCCAAGTATCTATCGAATTGATAGATTTTACTCCTGCATCTGTCGCCCCTGGTGACGGTGGGCACGACTATCACTGGCCCGAAAAAAGGCTTACTTctgaggaaaaggaaaccTTCAGGAAGTTGACTCAGATTGTGCACAATGCTCAAACGGGTCCAGTTGAAGCTGCAGAAGCTTCTGGAAATAAGGAtcaagtggaagaggagaagtcAAAGGTTGTAGAGCCCCTGGTACCCGATCTTGACGCCCCCGAATACCCCGAAATTTCGCCAAAGACCGGCTTACGTCCCCCTACCTTTACAGTCCGCATGACAGTTTCAAGTGGAACCTATGTCAGGTCGATCGTCAATGATATTGGATTAGCGCTTGGCTGCGGTGCCCATGTCGTTAAACTGACCAGAACAAGACAAGGAGAGTTTAGTCTCCACGGTGACGAAGAGGCTTTGAGCGCGACATCTGTTTCTGCCCCAActgaaggcgaagaagccAGTGTGAATAGCGTGAATGAGAACAACCGAGAAGTCCCAGGTCCATCTGGTGGCAGTATTCCTTGGGCAGTCTGGGAACGTGCACTGgctgagagagatgagatgatTAAGCGGGaaaagttggagaaggaagaagccatCATGGCCGGGATGAGTGCAGAGGAAATTCATCAGGTCTATAATCCTGAAGCTATCAAGCAGAGGaggtgggaaggagggtggaaagagtggGAAGTAGAggtgttgaagaggttCAAGCCTGTGCCTGTGCCCATCAACGGAGGTCATGGATTCAGAATTTAACTGTGATTTATGTATCATCATGCTAGTTTAAGGGGGATTGTAGTGATCTCCTTGGCTACCTTTACTTCCACTGACGATATGGTCCATCCCCCCCTGGGTTGAGCCTTGAGAATTTTCGATTCAAATATCGAGTTAACCTTATCCAAGTCTTTTTTGTCGAAAGGCAATCCTGGAGCTTTTACTGATTGACCATCAGAAGCCGGAAGAACGCCTCGCGGTGTATCCTGACCATCTGTCTTGGTAGAGAAAAGTGTCCAGGCGAATGAAGTGTGGAATTCTGGGTCGTCGTGATACGTCGGTAGATGAAGTTCCTTCAAAGTAGGATCAAGCACACCATCTACTATTTTCTTGAGCTAAACATTAAATTAGCCTTTTATTCTTTCTTGAATTCATGTAAATGCAGTTCTTACCTCGCTCGCACCCGCACCCACCCTCAGCGCCAGGAAAGCTCTGTTTGATCCTCCGCCGGTAACTTCATTGTAGTACGGGTTGACTGAGCCTACCAAACTGAGCTTGAAGGCACATGTTTGCCCTAGTCGACTGGCGAGTTCGTCCCTAAATGGCTGGATCTGATGTCGTCGAAGCGGCACTGGACGAGTGAGCGAGATATGTaagttgggaagaagagcgtgTATAGGGCTCGGAGAAGACGGTAACTTGGCAATGATTGTTTTCAGGATTTTTGAAAGCTCCAACGAGACAGACACTGCATTTGTATTAGTTTACATCTAAACAAAGAAGtctgaagaatggaaaaaggCGCACAAGAAATATAGACATGAGTGTTGTATTCTCCGTCAACGTATGGGCGGGAACGAGTACGACCTTGATGCAGTGATGGGTCATCCTCTGGGGCTACTCATTGAATGATCAGCTTCTGCAAGCTGCTACTTGGGTTTCCAGGTGCCTATGTAGCTTACTGGTGTTGAAATTCGAAGGTAAAATGGGCAGTTTCTTTTGCCTAGACACAACCAATTTATATCAGTCCTGTATGCGTTTGGTGGGATAACACGCGGAACAAGACGAACTTCTTTGCAGGAGTGGCCAATCTTTGAGGAACGtgtccttcctcatcatccgaGGACGAACCATAATCGACTAATGCCATCTGGGTACCATTGCTGTGGAAtgtgggtgaagaggacaaATGTATGAAAGAGACTACGAATGGACGAGGGACCAAACCTGTAAACAAATAACAAATAGCTCCCTCGCGGCACAAATTTCCAGTTTCCTTTCGTTCGTCACATTATACAGATCAGAATGTACTGGTACATTTCCTTTCTGAGACCTCCGCCTGTATCTACTTCCAATCCAGACCAGGGAATCACCATAACTCCACAGGTCGCTAATGATCTACGCACTGAGTGagtttttcttttttataGTCTAATATAGGACATAAGCTGATCGCCGACTAAGATTGCGTTATGAGCCCACTACGATATACTATACTTGGCAGCGAGTTATCCCGAGTCTTTCTAGCCTCACGGCTCCCCAAGGATTGACAACTTTTATCCCTCCGGAGAGCACCTACAAACCTCTTATTGTCCCTTTACCGAAGAATGTGCAAGTGGGCGAGTCATGGCGTCTCGGCCTTTTTGCCCAGAATGAAAAC of Cryptococcus tetragattii IND107 chromosome 3, whole genome shotgun sequence contains these proteins:
- a CDS encoding tRNA pseudouridine(55) synthase, translating into MPKALPTPTLPLNGLFPIAKPSGKSSMRVIDRITPLLLDSKLFDDPVKRAQPQMKGKRKKNLTQFGLKIGQGGTLDPLADGVLVLGVNRGTKHLNQFLECSKEYESIGLIGATTTSMDADDPVLSTAAWEHITREDVEKVLDRFRGEIMQVPPIFSALKMDGKPLYEYARESKPLPRPIPARKCQVSIELIDFTPASVAPGDGGHDYHWPEKRLTSEEKETFRKLTQIVHNAQTGPVEAAEASGNKDQVEEEKSKVVEPLVPDLDAPEYPEISPKTGLRPPTFTVRMTVSSGTYVRSIVNDIGLALGCGAHVVKLTRTRQGEFSLHGDEEALSATSVSAPTEGEEASVNSVNENNREVPGPSGGSIPWAVWERALAERDEMIKREKLEKEEAIMAGMSAEEIHQVYNPEAIKQRRWEGGWKEWEVEVLKRFKPVPVPINGGHGFRI